One part of the Eucalyptus grandis isolate ANBG69807.140 chromosome 10, ASM1654582v1, whole genome shotgun sequence genome encodes these proteins:
- the LOC104421635 gene encoding phosphatidylinositol N-acetylglucosaminyltransferase subunit A isoform X1, with product MSRKNLSPSTLKPPSNLPPRSTVAPAPPPSQPGNADGLMGDRERHRILMVCDFFYPNFGGVESHIYCLSQCLLKLGHKVVVLTHAYGNRSGVRYMTHGLRVYYIPWRPFLMQNALPTFYGTLPIMRTILVREKITLVHGHSAFSTLCHEALMHARTMGYKVVFTDHSLYGFADVGSIHMNKVLQFTLADVSQAICVSHTSKENTVLRSGLPPEKVYVVPNAVDTAMFTPAPEIPRSNDEIVIVVVSRLVYRKGADLLVEVIPEVCRLYPHVRFVVGGDGPKRVRLEEMREKHFLQDRVEMLGAIPHSRVRSVLISGHIFLNSSLTEAFCIAILEAASCGLLTVSTRVGGVPEVLPDDMVVLAEPDPVDLVRAIKKAITILPTIDPQDMHKRVKKLYDWHDVARRTEIVYDRAMKCPNQNLLERLGRYLSCGSWAGKLFCLVMIIDFLLFRLLQLVQPANDIEEVPDMVMALGEGSSAGDDIPGQSSRRWSTTC from the exons ATGAGTAGAAAGAACCTCTCTCCGTCGACCCTCAAACCCCCGAGCAACCTCCCTCCGCGCAGCACGGTGGCGCCGGCGCCGCCTCCATCGCAGCCAG GGAATGCGGACGGCCTCATGGGCGACCGGGAAAGGCATAGGATCTTGATGGTGTGTGATTTCTTCTACCCCAACTTTGGAGGTGTGGAGAGTCATATATACTGTCTTTCTCAATGCTTGTTGAAGCTGGGACACAAG GTGGTGGTTCTGACGCATGCGTATGGAAATCGATCTGGCGTGAGATACATGACTCATGGATTGAGGGTTTATTACATTCCTTGGAGACCATTTCTCATGCAGAACGCTCTGCCAACATTTTACGGGACGTTGCCGATCATGAGAACCATCCTCGTTCGGGAAAAAATCACGCTGGTGCATGGACATTCAGCTTTCTCAACTCTTTGTCACGAAGCCTTGATGCATGCGCGCACAATGGGTTATAAGGTTGTTTTTACTGACCATTCACTATACGGTTTTGCTGATGTTGGCAGCATTCACATGAACAAGGTATTGCAATTTACTCTAGCAGATGTGAGTCAGGCCATTTGTGTATCTCATACTAGTAAGGAAAATACGGTTCTTCGGTCAGGGCTTCCACCGGAGAAGGTCTATGTTGTACCTAATGCGGTGGACACAGCCATGTTCACACCTGCTCCAGAGATTCCCAGAAGTAATGATGAAATTGTCATCGTTGTTGTAAGTAGATTGGTTTACCGGAAAGGTGCGGATTTACTGGTTGAGGTCATTCCAGAAGTATGCAGATTGTATCCTCAT GTACGGTTTGTGGTTGGGGGTGATGGACCTAAACGAGTGAGACTGGAGGAAATGAGAGAAAAGCATTTCCTTCAAGACAGAGTGGAAATGTTGGGTGCCATACCTCATTCTCGTGTACGCTCTGTATTGATTTCTGGCCACATTTTCTTGAACAG TTCTTTAACAGAAGCATTTTGCATAGCCATTTTAGAGGCTGCCAGTTGTGGACTATTGACTGTCAGTACACGTGTTGGGGGAGTGCCAGAG GTTCTACCAGATGACATGGTTGTACTTGCAGAACCTGATCCTGTTGACCTGGTGCGAGcaatcaagaaagcaattacTATACTTCCCACGATTGATCCACAAGATATGCATAAGCGT GTGAAGAAGCTCTATGATTGGCATGATGTTGCTAGAAGGACAGAGATCGTATATGACCGTGCTATGAAATGCCCcaatcaaaatcttttggaacGGCTCGGCCG GTACCTCTCATGTGGATCCTGGGCTGGCAAGCTGTTTTGCTTGGTCATGATCAtcgattttttgttgtttcgtCTTTTGCAGTTAGTTCAG CCTGCGAATGATATTGAAGAAGTTCCCGATATGGTGATGGCCCTCGGTGAGGGTAGCAGTGCAGGAGATGATATTCCAGGGCAGAGCTCAAGACGATGGTCGACCACTTGTTAA
- the LOC104421635 gene encoding phosphatidylinositol N-acetylglucosaminyltransferase subunit A isoform X4, whose protein sequence is MSRKNLSPSTLKPPSNLPPRSTVAPAPPPSQPGNADGLMGDRERHRILMVCDFFYPNFGGVESHIYCLSQCLLKLGHKVVVLTHAYGNRSGVRYMTHGLRVYYIPWRPFLMQNALPTFYGTLPIMRTILVREKITLHSHEQGLPPEKVYVVPNAVDTAMFTPAPEIPRSNDEIVIVVVSRLVYRKGADLLVEVIPEVCRLYPHVRFVVGGDGPKRVRLEEMREKHFLQDRVEMLGAIPHSRVRSVLISGHIFLNSSLTEAFCIAILEAASCGLLTVSTRVGGVPEVLPDDMVVLAEPDPVDLVRAIKKAITILPTIDPQDMHKRVKKLYDWHDVARRTEIVYDRAMKCPNQNLLERLGRYLSCGSWAGKLFCLVMIIDFLLFRLLQLVQPANDIEEVPDMVMALGEGSSAGDDIPGQSSRRWSTTC, encoded by the exons ATGAGTAGAAAGAACCTCTCTCCGTCGACCCTCAAACCCCCGAGCAACCTCCCTCCGCGCAGCACGGTGGCGCCGGCGCCGCCTCCATCGCAGCCAG GGAATGCGGACGGCCTCATGGGCGACCGGGAAAGGCATAGGATCTTGATGGTGTGTGATTTCTTCTACCCCAACTTTGGAGGTGTGGAGAGTCATATATACTGTCTTTCTCAATGCTTGTTGAAGCTGGGACACAAG GTGGTGGTTCTGACGCATGCGTATGGAAATCGATCTGGCGTGAGATACATGACTCATGGATTGAGGGTTTATTACATTCCTTGGAGACCATTTCTCATGCAGAACGCTCTGCCAACATTTTACGGGACGTTGCCGATCATGAGAACCATCCTCGTTCGGGAAAAAATCACGCTG CATTCACATGAACAAG GGCTTCCACCGGAGAAGGTCTATGTTGTACCTAATGCGGTGGACACAGCCATGTTCACACCTGCTCCAGAGATTCCCAGAAGTAATGATGAAATTGTCATCGTTGTTGTAAGTAGATTGGTTTACCGGAAAGGTGCGGATTTACTGGTTGAGGTCATTCCAGAAGTATGCAGATTGTATCCTCAT GTACGGTTTGTGGTTGGGGGTGATGGACCTAAACGAGTGAGACTGGAGGAAATGAGAGAAAAGCATTTCCTTCAAGACAGAGTGGAAATGTTGGGTGCCATACCTCATTCTCGTGTACGCTCTGTATTGATTTCTGGCCACATTTTCTTGAACAG TTCTTTAACAGAAGCATTTTGCATAGCCATTTTAGAGGCTGCCAGTTGTGGACTATTGACTGTCAGTACACGTGTTGGGGGAGTGCCAGAG GTTCTACCAGATGACATGGTTGTACTTGCAGAACCTGATCCTGTTGACCTGGTGCGAGcaatcaagaaagcaattacTATACTTCCCACGATTGATCCACAAGATATGCATAAGCGT GTGAAGAAGCTCTATGATTGGCATGATGTTGCTAGAAGGACAGAGATCGTATATGACCGTGCTATGAAATGCCCcaatcaaaatcttttggaacGGCTCGGCCG GTACCTCTCATGTGGATCCTGGGCTGGCAAGCTGTTTTGCTTGGTCATGATCAtcgattttttgttgtttcgtCTTTTGCAGTTAGTTCAG CCTGCGAATGATATTGAAGAAGTTCCCGATATGGTGATGGCCCTCGGTGAGGGTAGCAGTGCAGGAGATGATATTCCAGGGCAGAGCTCAAGACGATGGTCGACCACTTGTTAA
- the LOC104421635 gene encoding phosphatidylinositol N-acetylglucosaminyltransferase subunit A isoform X2 — MSRKNLSPSTLKPPSNLPPRSTVAPAPPPSQPGNADGLMGDRERHRILMVCDFFYPNFGGVESHIYCLSQCLLKLGHKNALPTFYGTLPIMRTILVREKITLVHGHSAFSTLCHEALMHARTMGYKVVFTDHSLYGFADVGSIHMNKVLQFTLADVSQAICVSHTSKENTVLRSGLPPEKVYVVPNAVDTAMFTPAPEIPRSNDEIVIVVVSRLVYRKGADLLVEVIPEVCRLYPHVRFVVGGDGPKRVRLEEMREKHFLQDRVEMLGAIPHSRVRSVLISGHIFLNSSLTEAFCIAILEAASCGLLTVSTRVGGVPEVLPDDMVVLAEPDPVDLVRAIKKAITILPTIDPQDMHKRVKKLYDWHDVARRTEIVYDRAMKCPNQNLLERLGRYLSCGSWAGKLFCLVMIIDFLLFRLLQLVQPANDIEEVPDMVMALGEGSSAGDDIPGQSSRRWSTTC; from the exons ATGAGTAGAAAGAACCTCTCTCCGTCGACCCTCAAACCCCCGAGCAACCTCCCTCCGCGCAGCACGGTGGCGCCGGCGCCGCCTCCATCGCAGCCAG GGAATGCGGACGGCCTCATGGGCGACCGGGAAAGGCATAGGATCTTGATGGTGTGTGATTTCTTCTACCCCAACTTTGGAGGTGTGGAGAGTCATATATACTGTCTTTCTCAATGCTTGTTGAAGCTGGGACACAAG AACGCTCTGCCAACATTTTACGGGACGTTGCCGATCATGAGAACCATCCTCGTTCGGGAAAAAATCACGCTGGTGCATGGACATTCAGCTTTCTCAACTCTTTGTCACGAAGCCTTGATGCATGCGCGCACAATGGGTTATAAGGTTGTTTTTACTGACCATTCACTATACGGTTTTGCTGATGTTGGCAGCATTCACATGAACAAGGTATTGCAATTTACTCTAGCAGATGTGAGTCAGGCCATTTGTGTATCTCATACTAGTAAGGAAAATACGGTTCTTCGGTCAGGGCTTCCACCGGAGAAGGTCTATGTTGTACCTAATGCGGTGGACACAGCCATGTTCACACCTGCTCCAGAGATTCCCAGAAGTAATGATGAAATTGTCATCGTTGTTGTAAGTAGATTGGTTTACCGGAAAGGTGCGGATTTACTGGTTGAGGTCATTCCAGAAGTATGCAGATTGTATCCTCAT GTACGGTTTGTGGTTGGGGGTGATGGACCTAAACGAGTGAGACTGGAGGAAATGAGAGAAAAGCATTTCCTTCAAGACAGAGTGGAAATGTTGGGTGCCATACCTCATTCTCGTGTACGCTCTGTATTGATTTCTGGCCACATTTTCTTGAACAG TTCTTTAACAGAAGCATTTTGCATAGCCATTTTAGAGGCTGCCAGTTGTGGACTATTGACTGTCAGTACACGTGTTGGGGGAGTGCCAGAG GTTCTACCAGATGACATGGTTGTACTTGCAGAACCTGATCCTGTTGACCTGGTGCGAGcaatcaagaaagcaattacTATACTTCCCACGATTGATCCACAAGATATGCATAAGCGT GTGAAGAAGCTCTATGATTGGCATGATGTTGCTAGAAGGACAGAGATCGTATATGACCGTGCTATGAAATGCCCcaatcaaaatcttttggaacGGCTCGGCCG GTACCTCTCATGTGGATCCTGGGCTGGCAAGCTGTTTTGCTTGGTCATGATCAtcgattttttgttgtttcgtCTTTTGCAGTTAGTTCAG CCTGCGAATGATATTGAAGAAGTTCCCGATATGGTGATGGCCCTCGGTGAGGGTAGCAGTGCAGGAGATGATATTCCAGGGCAGAGCTCAAGACGATGGTCGACCACTTGTTAA
- the LOC104421635 gene encoding phosphatidylinositol N-acetylglucosaminyltransferase subunit A isoform X5, translated as MSRKNLSPSTLKPPSNLPPRSTVAPAPPPSQPGNADGLMGDRERHRILMVCDFFYPNFGGVESHIYCLSQCLLKLGHKNALPTFYGTLPIMRTILVREKITLHSHEQGLPPEKVYVVPNAVDTAMFTPAPEIPRSNDEIVIVVVSRLVYRKGADLLVEVIPEVCRLYPHVRFVVGGDGPKRVRLEEMREKHFLQDRVEMLGAIPHSRVRSVLISGHIFLNSSLTEAFCIAILEAASCGLLTVSTRVGGVPEVLPDDMVVLAEPDPVDLVRAIKKAITILPTIDPQDMHKRVKKLYDWHDVARRTEIVYDRAMKCPNQNLLERLGRYLSCGSWAGKLFCLVMIIDFLLFRLLQLVQPANDIEEVPDMVMALGEGSSAGDDIPGQSSRRWSTTC; from the exons ATGAGTAGAAAGAACCTCTCTCCGTCGACCCTCAAACCCCCGAGCAACCTCCCTCCGCGCAGCACGGTGGCGCCGGCGCCGCCTCCATCGCAGCCAG GGAATGCGGACGGCCTCATGGGCGACCGGGAAAGGCATAGGATCTTGATGGTGTGTGATTTCTTCTACCCCAACTTTGGAGGTGTGGAGAGTCATATATACTGTCTTTCTCAATGCTTGTTGAAGCTGGGACACAAG AACGCTCTGCCAACATTTTACGGGACGTTGCCGATCATGAGAACCATCCTCGTTCGGGAAAAAATCACGCTG CATTCACATGAACAAG GGCTTCCACCGGAGAAGGTCTATGTTGTACCTAATGCGGTGGACACAGCCATGTTCACACCTGCTCCAGAGATTCCCAGAAGTAATGATGAAATTGTCATCGTTGTTGTAAGTAGATTGGTTTACCGGAAAGGTGCGGATTTACTGGTTGAGGTCATTCCAGAAGTATGCAGATTGTATCCTCAT GTACGGTTTGTGGTTGGGGGTGATGGACCTAAACGAGTGAGACTGGAGGAAATGAGAGAAAAGCATTTCCTTCAAGACAGAGTGGAAATGTTGGGTGCCATACCTCATTCTCGTGTACGCTCTGTATTGATTTCTGGCCACATTTTCTTGAACAG TTCTTTAACAGAAGCATTTTGCATAGCCATTTTAGAGGCTGCCAGTTGTGGACTATTGACTGTCAGTACACGTGTTGGGGGAGTGCCAGAG GTTCTACCAGATGACATGGTTGTACTTGCAGAACCTGATCCTGTTGACCTGGTGCGAGcaatcaagaaagcaattacTATACTTCCCACGATTGATCCACAAGATATGCATAAGCGT GTGAAGAAGCTCTATGATTGGCATGATGTTGCTAGAAGGACAGAGATCGTATATGACCGTGCTATGAAATGCCCcaatcaaaatcttttggaacGGCTCGGCCG GTACCTCTCATGTGGATCCTGGGCTGGCAAGCTGTTTTGCTTGGTCATGATCAtcgattttttgttgtttcgtCTTTTGCAGTTAGTTCAG CCTGCGAATGATATTGAAGAAGTTCCCGATATGGTGATGGCCCTCGGTGAGGGTAGCAGTGCAGGAGATGATATTCCAGGGCAGAGCTCAAGACGATGGTCGACCACTTGTTAA
- the LOC104421635 gene encoding phosphatidylinositol N-acetylglucosaminyltransferase subunit A isoform X3 has translation MGDRERHRILMVCDFFYPNFGGVESHIYCLSQCLLKLGHKVVVLTHAYGNRSGVRYMTHGLRVYYIPWRPFLMQNALPTFYGTLPIMRTILVREKITLVHGHSAFSTLCHEALMHARTMGYKVVFTDHSLYGFADVGSIHMNKVLQFTLADVSQAICVSHTSKENTVLRSGLPPEKVYVVPNAVDTAMFTPAPEIPRSNDEIVIVVVSRLVYRKGADLLVEVIPEVCRLYPHVRFVVGGDGPKRVRLEEMREKHFLQDRVEMLGAIPHSRVRSVLISGHIFLNSSLTEAFCIAILEAASCGLLTVSTRVGGVPEVLPDDMVVLAEPDPVDLVRAIKKAITILPTIDPQDMHKRVKKLYDWHDVARRTEIVYDRAMKCPNQNLLERLGRYLSCGSWAGKLFCLVMIIDFLLFRLLQLVQPANDIEEVPDMVMALGEGSSAGDDIPGQSSRRWSTTC, from the exons ATGGGCGACCGGGAAAGGCATAGGATCTTGATGGTGTGTGATTTCTTCTACCCCAACTTTGGAGGTGTGGAGAGTCATATATACTGTCTTTCTCAATGCTTGTTGAAGCTGGGACACAAG GTGGTGGTTCTGACGCATGCGTATGGAAATCGATCTGGCGTGAGATACATGACTCATGGATTGAGGGTTTATTACATTCCTTGGAGACCATTTCTCATGCAGAACGCTCTGCCAACATTTTACGGGACGTTGCCGATCATGAGAACCATCCTCGTTCGGGAAAAAATCACGCTGGTGCATGGACATTCAGCTTTCTCAACTCTTTGTCACGAAGCCTTGATGCATGCGCGCACAATGGGTTATAAGGTTGTTTTTACTGACCATTCACTATACGGTTTTGCTGATGTTGGCAGCATTCACATGAACAAGGTATTGCAATTTACTCTAGCAGATGTGAGTCAGGCCATTTGTGTATCTCATACTAGTAAGGAAAATACGGTTCTTCGGTCAGGGCTTCCACCGGAGAAGGTCTATGTTGTACCTAATGCGGTGGACACAGCCATGTTCACACCTGCTCCAGAGATTCCCAGAAGTAATGATGAAATTGTCATCGTTGTTGTAAGTAGATTGGTTTACCGGAAAGGTGCGGATTTACTGGTTGAGGTCATTCCAGAAGTATGCAGATTGTATCCTCAT GTACGGTTTGTGGTTGGGGGTGATGGACCTAAACGAGTGAGACTGGAGGAAATGAGAGAAAAGCATTTCCTTCAAGACAGAGTGGAAATGTTGGGTGCCATACCTCATTCTCGTGTACGCTCTGTATTGATTTCTGGCCACATTTTCTTGAACAG TTCTTTAACAGAAGCATTTTGCATAGCCATTTTAGAGGCTGCCAGTTGTGGACTATTGACTGTCAGTACACGTGTTGGGGGAGTGCCAGAG GTTCTACCAGATGACATGGTTGTACTTGCAGAACCTGATCCTGTTGACCTGGTGCGAGcaatcaagaaagcaattacTATACTTCCCACGATTGATCCACAAGATATGCATAAGCGT GTGAAGAAGCTCTATGATTGGCATGATGTTGCTAGAAGGACAGAGATCGTATATGACCGTGCTATGAAATGCCCcaatcaaaatcttttggaacGGCTCGGCCG GTACCTCTCATGTGGATCCTGGGCTGGCAAGCTGTTTTGCTTGGTCATGATCAtcgattttttgttgtttcgtCTTTTGCAGTTAGTTCAG CCTGCGAATGATATTGAAGAAGTTCCCGATATGGTGATGGCCCTCGGTGAGGGTAGCAGTGCAGGAGATGATATTCCAGGGCAGAGCTCAAGACGATGGTCGACCACTTGTTAA